The Starkeya sp. ORNL1 DNA window GCGCCTCGTCATTCCGCCGGAACGCGGATCAATGCCCTTCACCAGCAGCGCGCACGATGCCTATGTCTCGGCGCCGGAGGTGTTGCGGCTGCTGCTCCAGTAAGGACGAGCGGACATTGTCGCTCTCCTTCCGCAAGCGTCATCCCGGACGGCCGAAGGCCGATCCGGGATCGCGAGGTAAGATGTTGCGCGGGACGTCACGTCATCCCGGCTCTACGCCCTTCGGGCTTCGGCCGGGATGACGGAAAGGGGGAGACTCAGCTCCCGATCTTGCGCGCCCGGCTGCCGAGGGTGCGCAGGCGCAGGGCGTTCAGCTTGATGAAGCCGGCGGCGTCGCGGTGGTCGTAGGCAACCGCGCCTTCCTCGAAGGTGACGAGGTCCTGATTGTAGAGCGAGTAGGGCGAGGAGCGGCCGACCACCTCGACATTGCCCTTGTAGAGCTTGATGCGGACCTGGCCGGTGACGAATTCCTGGCTCTTGTCGATCAGCGCCTGCAGCATCTCGCGCTCCGGCGAGAACCAGAAGCCGTAATAGATCAGCTCGGCATAGCGCGGCATGATCTCGTCCTTCAGGTGCGCGGCACCGCGGTCGAGCGTGATGCTCTCGATGCCGCGATGCGCCTGCAAGAGGATGGTGCCGCCGGGGGTCTCATAGACGCCGCGCGACTTCATGCCGACGAAGCGGTTCTCTACGAGATCGAGCCGGCCGATGCCGTTGGCCTTGCCGAGCTCGTTGAGCCTGGTCAGCAGGCTGGCGGGCGAGAGCTTCTCGCCGTCGATGGCGACCGGGTCGCCCTTCTCGAAATCGACGGTGATGTAGGTCGCCTTGTCGGGCGCGGCTTCCGGGGAAATCGTGCGCTGATAAACGTATTCGGGCGCTTCCTCGGCCGGATCCTCCAGCACCTTGCCCTCCGAGGAGGAGTGCAGCAGGTTGGCGTCG harbors:
- a CDS encoding argininosuccinate synthase; the protein is MASDVKRVVLAYSGGLDTSVILKWLQTTYGCEVVTFTADLGQGEELEPARKKAELLGIKPEHIFIEDVREEFVSEYVFPMFRANALYEGLYLLGTSIARPLIAKKQIEIARKVGADAVAHGATGKGNDQVRFELAYYALEPEIKVIAPWREWDLTSRTRLLEFAESHQIPIAKDKRGEAPFSVDANLLHSSSEGKVLEDPAEEAPEYVYQRTISPEAAPDKATYITVDFEKGDPVAIDGEKLSPASLLTRLNELGKANGIGRLDLVENRFVGMKSRGVYETPGGTILLQAHRGIESITLDRGAAHLKDEIMPRYAELIYYGFWFSPEREMLQALIDKSQEFVTGQVRIKLYKGNVEVVGRSSPYSLYNQDLVTFEEGAVAYDHRDAAGFIKLNALRLRTLGSRARKIGS